One region of Peribacillus simplex genomic DNA includes:
- a CDS encoding ribose-phosphate diphosphokinase, producing MSNQYLDPNLKVFSLNSNFDLAQEIAAAIGVELGKCSVTSFSDGEVQINIEESIRGCDVYVIQSTSQPVNENLMELLIMIDALKRASAKTINIVMPYYGYARQDRKARAREPITAKLVANLLETAGAHRVITLDLHAPQIQGFFDILIDHLVAVPILADFFKEKDLSDIVIVSPDHGGVTRARKMADRLKAPIAIIDKRRPRPNVAEVMNIIGNIEGKTAILIDDIIDTAGTITLAANALVENGAKAVYACCTHPVLSGPAIERIQNSTIKELVVTNSIALSEDKKIDKIVGLSVAPLIAEAIIRVHEEQSVSTLFD from the coding sequence ATGTCAAATCAGTATTTAGATCCTAATTTAAAAGTATTCTCTTTAAATTCAAACTTCGATTTAGCTCAAGAAATTGCTGCTGCAATCGGTGTTGAGCTTGGAAAATGTAGCGTAACAAGTTTCAGTGACGGTGAAGTTCAGATTAATATTGAAGAAAGTATTCGTGGCTGTGACGTTTACGTAATCCAATCAACAAGTCAACCAGTCAATGAAAATTTAATGGAACTTTTAATTATGATCGATGCTCTTAAACGTGCTTCAGCTAAAACGATCAATATCGTAATGCCATATTACGGTTATGCCCGACAAGATCGTAAAGCGCGTGCGCGTGAACCAATTACAGCTAAACTAGTTGCTAATCTTTTAGAGACAGCTGGTGCCCACCGTGTAATTACATTAGATCTTCACGCGCCACAAATTCAAGGTTTCTTCGATATTCTGATTGATCACCTTGTAGCTGTTCCGATCTTAGCGGATTTCTTCAAAGAAAAAGATTTAAGTGATATCGTCATCGTTTCTCCTGATCATGGTGGTGTAACACGTGCACGTAAAATGGCAGATCGCCTAAAAGCACCGATTGCCATTATCGATAAGCGCCGCCCAAGACCGAACGTGGCTGAAGTCATGAACATCATAGGTAATATTGAAGGGAAGACAGCTATCCTGATTGATGACATCATCGATACTGCAGGTACTATTACACTAGCGGCCAATGCACTTGTAGAGAATGGTGCTAAAGCAGTTTATGCTTGTTGTACACACCCGGTCCTTTCAGGTCCTGCCATCGAAAGGATTCAAAATTCAACAATCAAGGAATTGGTCGTAACTAACTCGATTGCCCTATCCGAAGATAAGAAAATCGATAAAATTGTGGGACTTTCTGTAGCACCGTTGATTGCAGAGGCAATTATTCGTGTCCATGAGGAACAATCAGTCAGCACATTATTCGATTGA
- a CDS encoding 50S ribosomal protein L25/general stress protein Ctc: MSNLLAAKERTDLKQSNLRNLRESGEIPAIVYGNQNDSTAISVNNIELQKTIKEIGRNGIISLDLEGTSYKVMLSDYQKDPIKNFIYHADFLIVDMSAQLQAQVRINLVGVCKGVKDGGVLQQSLHEVTVTAKPNDIPESIDVDVTELQVGDTIYISDIETNQQVTIDNDGEEVVASVLAPRQEEEIGTGEQQDGGIPENAEGRETKASPES; encoded by the coding sequence ATGAGTAATTTATTAGCTGCAAAGGAACGTACGGATTTAAAACAGTCCAATTTAAGGAATTTGAGGGAAAGCGGCGAAATCCCTGCGATAGTATATGGCAATCAAAATGACAGTACAGCCATTTCGGTCAATAATATTGAACTTCAAAAGACAATAAAGGAAATAGGCCGTAATGGTATCATTTCTTTGGACTTGGAAGGAACGAGTTATAAAGTCATGCTCTCTGACTATCAAAAGGATCCTATAAAGAACTTCATTTATCATGCAGACTTTTTAATTGTAGATATGTCCGCTCAATTACAGGCACAAGTTCGCATTAACCTTGTCGGTGTTTGTAAAGGCGTTAAAGACGGTGGTGTCCTTCAGCAGTCTCTTCATGAAGTGACGGTGACGGCTAAACCTAATGACATTCCTGAATCCATCGACGTTGACGTTACCGAACTACAAGTAGGGGATACAATCTACATATCTGATATCGAAACGAATCAGCAAGTTACTATCGACAATGATGGTGAAGAAGTTGTTGCATCTGTTTTGGCTCCTCGTCAGGAAGAGGAAATAGGTACAGGTGAACAGCAAGATGGAGGTATCCCTGAAAATGCAGAGGGCAGGGAGACAAAAGCTTCACCAGAGTCATGA
- the pth gene encoding aminoacyl-tRNA hydrolase, whose product MKIIVGLGNPGKQYEKTRHNVGFEVIDELSRKWSIPLDQAKHKGIYGVGMVKGEKVLLLKPLTYMNLSGESISAVMHFFKVDIADVVIIYDDLDLPPGKLRLRQKGSAGGHNGIKSSIAHLGTQEFNRIRIGIGRPIGRIPVPDYVLGRFTPEEWDHVGATIEKSAASCEAWMEKPFIQVMNEYNQ is encoded by the coding sequence ATGAAAATTATTGTAGGGTTAGGGAACCCAGGTAAACAATACGAAAAAACCCGGCATAACGTCGGATTTGAAGTAATAGATGAGTTATCCAGAAAATGGTCGATCCCACTTGACCAAGCAAAACATAAGGGGATCTATGGTGTGGGAATGGTAAAGGGAGAGAAAGTTTTATTGCTTAAACCCTTAACCTACATGAATTTATCAGGAGAATCCATTTCGGCAGTCATGCATTTCTTTAAGGTGGATATCGCGGATGTAGTCATTATATATGATGACCTTGATTTGCCTCCAGGGAAGCTTCGCCTTCGTCAAAAAGGAAGTGCAGGCGGTCATAATGGGATAAAATCTTCAATTGCCCATTTGGGTACCCAAGAATTCAATCGAATCAGAATAGGCATTGGCCGCCCGATAGGCCGTATTCCAGTACCTGATTATGTATTAGGGCGTTTTACTCCTGAGGAATGGGATCATGTAGGGGCAACAATCGAAAAAAGCGCAGCTTCTTGTGAAGCCTGGATGGAAAAACCATTTATACAGGTCATGAACGAATATAACCAATAG